The Alnus glutinosa chromosome 1, dhAlnGlut1.1, whole genome shotgun sequence region GCGAACGAATTGAATATACATAAGCTACCTATGGGTTTCGAgctctttttttctaaaatttttacTGACAGTATTAAATCCGCAGATATCCAGATAGTTAAAGACTACAGTTTCCTTCAAATGTTTCATTCCGTTTTCTTCGACTCCACTGACCGGACAAATTTTGTACACCTGGTAATTCAATATCGGATAAAAAATTTAACCGCTTTTATAGGAGATCTAAATTTGGGGATCCGAGTTATGGGCTATCAAAGTGGACAATGAAACTCAATCGCAAAAGTTTGGCTTATAATTTTTTGTCACGTACCCACTACGTCGACTCAAATCTGTATTACACGGATATTCCAACCAATATTCGAAATGCACATGCCCATTTTGTTGAAAGGAATTtggtattaaatttttatttatttattttttaattaaatagttcaaatatataatagtgcatttttttattttttttgttattttattactGGATATAGAGCATGAAGTCATTGAACAATCTATTAACAGAGAAGTTCCCGATATTTGTGCAAAATTGCTAGACTCCATGCTAAGCAGAatgaggaagaaagaagagtttttttctttcttgtagaGGAAATACAATTCATTATCTCGGTAAAATAGAAGTTGTTGTCATTTGTTTAGTTTGTTAGATTCAAGGGACGGTTGAGATCTTAaaatggttttgaatttttcattctgttttttattttcaaaaggcAGTTGATGGTACAAACTGTTGGTGCTATATTGCCCATTGGATAAAATAGACGATTGAGATCTTAAAATCTGAGAAATCTTAGGGGATCCGTATTCGTAGAAGAGAAGgggcatgaagaagaagaagaaatattttttttttagggaaaatgcAATTCATTGGCTCGATAAGATACAAGTTGTTGTCATGTATTTCGTCCGTTAGATTCGAGGGACGGTtgagatcgaaaaaaaaaaaaatcagagaaatCACACATAAACTCAGAAGTTTTCATCTAGGTAACTATTACTGTGGAAGTCTATCTAAGAGTGTTTGCATTAGCCATGACTTAGCAATCATATTTTCTCGTGTGCCGACAAAAGACAATAAATTGAGTGAAGGCATCAAGATTGATACACTACACTGTAGATGCTTGGTGGCCAAGACGATGGCGAATGAATTTAATATACATAAGCTAACTATGAGTTTCGAGTTTTTTACggttaaactgaaaatgatttctgttgacTATAATTTTCGATTGCACTAAAcatcaaaaaatacaaaaaatattttacgcctaAACAAATCGAGCATTATATTAGGGTTGTGTGGATACAAAGGGCAACTAGCTAGGTTGATCGTGTTTTATCTTGTCTGGGCTAAATTGCTGTTTGATCATTTGTGATCATTACTTATACTCTTCCAATACTAGGTATATATTTCTTACGTACTTGCATAGCACAGCTTTACACCTCCATGATTGaagttgtatttttgtttttgtcctaTCAATCTGAAATTGAAAATATAGCAAGTCTTACAAACATCAGCTTTTGTGAAGTTTCATTTTTATGGCTTTAATTTCTaagatttgtttttcttatttctatagtattttgtattgtaaaacaatcaagaaataagagcataatATGACCCTTTAAACTTTATCTTGCATACATAAATCATAGACCAAAACATATAAAACTCTTATTTCTATTTCCTATTATTCCGTTATTGCTTTTATGTTTCTATATCATTAATTACTATTTCTTTCACCTCTGATATTATTAATGTTTCGCGTAACCTGGCATGGAGATTCTTTATGATTATGATATTCCAGTCATTGTTTCATCCAAGAAGGAATAGATTATTTTAGGACTGTAATTTTGGGTCACTGCCAATGACACCAAACTAATTAATCTCCCATGGTCTACCTTCTGAGTTTCACAAAGCCTTCTCTATGACATGGGGCTGTACTTTCAAGGCTGAGCTTTAAATTTGAACTTGTTTGAGAGCTTGTGATGATCAAAACCTTAAATTTGTTTATTCAAAAATCTGGTTTTACTGCATTATCTAAGAGGATTGCAATAGGATATATAGAAAATCTTCGTGAAAATCCTGCACAATCATATCCTTGAAAGGATAATGTTTGGAGTCTTGCCTTGCCTCCCTATTGTTATATGACACAACAAGTTTACTAATCTTAAGCCTCTAGTTCATCTTGCTAATGAGAGGTGGGAGAAAATTGGAGAACACAATAGGTTAAGACAGTTTTCGGTTTGGTCACACAAGCTTCTGAAAAAGTGTTGTTGCCTTTTCTTGCAAAATAGTAAGCTCGGTAAGGATGCTTGCTAGGGGTGCCAGCTGGTCCTACactgatgcttaagtcagttctTTGGATAATCTGTATAAATAcctcaataataataatttcagcAAGGGGAATACTTAAAGATAGGTTAGTATTTATGCTAAAGAGTGGAGTCAATTTCTCCCAGCAATGGCAGGAACCGACTCTCTGATCGTGAGTCTCCACTTCCAGAACATGGGTGTTCACGCAGTCCGAAAAGTAGGTCTTCGTATCTTCTGGAATGTGCTTCTACGTGTCAGATGGGCGCATCTCCTTGTGTCCAGATCTTGCACGCCCACGTTCTAGGGCATGATTGTCCGAGACGTGGGCCGAAATGTGTTTGGGATATGTCCTAGATATCTCGGAGCCTCAGCCTTCTCATGGCTTTCAATGGGTTGTTTCCAGTTGGGCCTGGTTGGGCTATGCGATGGATCAGGTGGCTTCACCCATGGGCTCAAGCGAGGGGCCCAATTAATGGCATTCTTTGGGGTTGTGGGTAATAAATGATGGATCGAGTTAAGCTTCCGGGCCCATTTACTAATTAGTGGGAATATTTCCCAACACAATACGTAAAGGATGTGAAGAGAATAACTTATGAAGAAGAAACTTCTGTAACCATTTTGGTATAGAGAGAGCAGGCTCTGTAATCAAAGTTTACTCGATCAACTATCTAAATTGAACTGATCACATTTCCTCTTTCTTGTTAATATCATCTTCATTAATCAACCAGAAATAAATCATCTCATCTTCAGTTGCTTATTTGTTTATGTAATCAATAATATATGCTGATGTCTATAGAGGGAATTATGAGGTGTTAAActttattttgcatgtttagaTCAAACCGGGGATCACGTTATGCAGGTTTTGAGTAAACAaagttggtatatatatatattgttcgtTTACTATGCCGTTTATTGTTTAAACGACACAATCTGAATAATAAATGACACGAAATTGAATTCTCAACCATATATTTAGTGTCGTTTAGCAAGCGACATAATACAAACTAAGTAAACAAAATGATTGAATTCTCATCATTTTTTCGGCATTTTGTGTCGTTTAACAAATGACACAAAATGCcgaaatttttgtagtgaataaaAATGGCTTGATATTATGTAATATGTATGGACGTAGTGTTATGATcccatgtgtatataagttctTTGAAAATCTCTTTCTATAAGTGAATTTTTAAGACGTTTGTAACATTAGGGCTCGTTTGggtatgcttttttttttttttttttttatgtattatgttttattattttttactatatttaaaattgcgaatattaaaaaattttgttttttaaagttatgtttggatgatttaaacaatcaaacacaaaatttaaaaaaaattgaataaaacttaagaaaaaattgaatttaaaaaacttactcaaatatatttttttaaaaataatcaaaaataaaatgctacctACCAACCTAaatacttttcctttttatttatattttttctcttcttttttttagatacAGTTTTTCTCTTAGGTTAGAGTAACATAAAGACTTCACAACTCAGAAGAAAAGCCAAATCCAAACACAAACGCAAACTATAGTAACGAGTAACGACAAAGGCTTCACGAGAAGAACCTTACAGGGCACTAACCATGGTTGATGCTTACCAATTAGGATCGGGATCCGGTCCAAATAATACCTTCCTCGAACCATCCATGTTCCAACCTATGGTTACCTTGTTGAAAAGTCAACAACTCACGAGCGTTGACGTAAAAACATTGTTTCTTCTCCAAGATAGGATAATATAGGACGAAAGTTCAGGTTGCCGATAGACTCCTGCAGCCCtcaccttctctctctctctctctctcgctcaaaGCTCTAACATGGAGCACAGGACCTTAGAAATCAATGTCATCTCTGCCAAAGACCTCAAAGACACGCACTCTCTTTTTTTTGAGTTAGAAATCTATGGAGCACAGGACCTTAGAAATCTATGAGTTAGAAAATCCTaatactctctcttttttctgcAAGACACGcactctcttttttttgtttttgtttttgggtggtTTTGTTTGCTAATGTTGCCGCAAAGCAGGCTAGTTGCAAAGACGACACTGTTAGAGGGTGAGAAGATGCAGACAGAGGCTGAAGTTCAGAAACTAATGGTAGAAAATGTTAGCTTGGACAAAACTTGCCAAGAGAAGCTAAAAATGGTCAGTGGAGCATTTTATCAAGCACCTTGTGTGCAATggaaaacaacccaaaaatttgaataaagcaaaatgcaaaacaaccaaggaaaatgaaaaactcATGAACACCCAACACACAGACCcggccacagagagagagagagagagagagacaaatgGATGGGAGACAGAggtaaaattgtaaaagaacAAACTCGATGAAGAGTCGAGACTTGCAGGTTTGAAAGACAATGCTGAGCCTGAGAGATTGACTATAAGCACCTCGATACAGCGAGGGAAATTGACTCTTCTGCGTGATTTGCTATTGATcataaaaatgatttcaaaCTTAGATCAAACACCGAGATCAAAACGACTGCAAGAAATTGTTAGGCATCTCTAAACGACATCGTTCACCCTCGTTGATTGCAACGAAAACATACATTGAAGCAGAGCCACAGTTTctgtcatttttcaggaaatcAATCAAATTTCTATATTTGTGAGTAATCAAATATTTGAGTATTTACCTAATTCTGAGCATAATAACAGTGatacaaacaaaaaaccatGAACACCCATGAACACCCAGTGatacaaacaaaaaaccatGAACAAAAAACCTGTTTTTAGCGTGGCCGGTTGGAGACAGAGCTGGACTGAGACGAAATCTGCCGGAGAGGAAGCGACGGACGACAGAGGAGGCGACCGCCGAGAGAGAACGGCGAAGACACGACCGAATCTGCTGGGTTcccgccggagagagagagagagagagagtgagtgagaaTCTGCCGGAGCAGGAAGCGCCGGAAGACTGACGACGAAGAAGCCGGCGACGTCACTGACCGGAGAAAAGATCTGTACGGAGagaaatttcagagagagagagagaggggctgggCAGCGCGCGAAATGaattggaaatgaaaatttgattttccctCTCTCCAGTTTTCTAGCCGcatgaacaaaaaagaaaaagaaaacaatatgagaaatgatctacactcatttctcacaatagctctacaacaagctgacgtggctggtaatattttattattttttttaaaacaaaacaaaacaaaaaaaataataaaatattaccagccacgtcagcttgttgtgaaattgttgtgagaaatgagtgtaggaatcatttctcttttattgcagagtaatgtttcttacacaatttttgtacaacttttacacaactctaacaactttcttttaaaatcagccattgaatatttaggacccacatgttggaaaacaaatccaatggttgatcataacaaaaagcagttagagttgtgcaaaaattgtgtaagagttgtgtaagaaacattactctttattgCAAGTCACGTAAGCTGTTGTGTGATTGTTGTATAATATttgtgtagggatcatttcccACAGCGAAATCCAAACACAAACGCAAACTATAGTAACGAGTAACGACAAAGGCTTCACGAGAAGAACCTTACAGGGCACTAACCATGGTTGATGCTTACCAATTAGGATCGGGATCCGGTCCAAATAATACCTTCCTCGAATCATCCATGTTCCAACCTATGGTTACCTTGTTGAAAAGTCAACAACTCACGAGCGTTGACGTAAAAACATTGTTTCTTCTCCAAGATAGGATAATATAGGACGAAAGTTGAGGTTGCCGATCGACTCCTGCAGCCCTCAccttctctctctgtctctctctcgctcAAAGCTCTAACATGGAGCACAGGACCTTAGAAATCAATGTCATCTCTGCCAAAGACCTCAAAGATGTGAACCTCTTCTCCAAAATGGACGTATACGTCGCCGTATCGCTCACCGGAGACTcacaaaacaagcaaaaagCCAAAACCAAAGTGGACAGAGACGGTGGCACTAGCCCCTCCTGGAACTTCCCCATGAAGTTCACCATCGGCGAGTCTGCAGCAAAGCAAAACCAGCTGACCCTCGTCTTCACACTCCGCTGCGACCGCACCCTCGGCGACAAAGACGTTGGTGAAGTCTATGTCCCTGTCAAAGAGCTTCTCGACTCCGCCGGAGACGGCAACTCCATGCAGTTTGTGAGTTACCAGGTGAGAAAACCCTCGGGAAATCCCCAAGGCGTGTTAAACATCTCCTACAAGTTTAGCGAGAAAGTGGCTTATTCTTCGCCAAAGGCTGATCAGGCTCGTTATGAGCCTGTCACTGCTTATCCGGTCGGGCCTAGTGCGCCGCCGTCTAATGGTTCATATCCTCCGCCTCCTCAAGGAGGATATTCATATGCCACCGCAGCACCGCCACCGCCATACCAAGCATATGGTGCATACCCACCACCCCAGCCGGGTTATGGGTACCCGCCGCCTCAACCGGGTTATGGGTACCCGCCTCCACCGGTGCAGCaaccgaagaagaagaacaagttTGGGATGGGTTTGGGAGCTGGACTGCTAGGAGGAGCGCTTGGAGGCCTACTGATTGGAGATTTGGTGTCCGATGGTGGTGATTTTGGAGGATGTGATGGAGGATTTGATGGtggattttgatttttctaGTGCTTTTGTGAGAGTAATTTTCTTGGTTGGTTTTGTGGAAAAGGTAGGTTTTGACATTTTTCttaatctttcatttttatttttattttccttttttcatgTTGCTTAGGAATTAAAAAACATGTGACATCATGTTTTAAGATCTGTATTCTTACTGTTAATTTACAAATGCTTTGGTAATGGTTAGGCAGAATACTGTGGTTGTGGTTGATTTTTCTCTGTATATGTAACTAAAGTTGGATAATGGACACTTCTGCATATTTTATGTTTGTGATATAGCCGTGGAAAAAATTATTCCCAACTAATATTGCAATTGGATCCCAACAACAGGACGCAAGAAAGTTTATTTAGTCCGATGGAGGGGATATGATAAACCACCACTTATTTCTTTTACGTATGAATTTAAACTCTTATTTAATAAGTGAGATTTAATTAGGGTTGACAAAACGGGTTACTGTGTTGAGTTTGGGTCGACtcggttgacccgccaacctgTCTAGACCAACCCAAACTCGACGAGATTAGCTAAACGAATTGAGACACGAAATTCGAACACGACATGTTTAAATGGGTTGACGGGTtaacctgtttatgacacgAACTCGTTTAGcgtaaattcaaattttataatttcgTGTCGGTCGTGTCAAAAAATGTCAACCCTGAATTTAACAAGTGAATTATGAAGTTAGGGTTCAACAAACTCATGATCTTTTACTataaataccatattaaattaccacttatcctaaaaatttaatcttattaatcatttaattaacattGGCAGTTTTCGCTCGTCCGATTTGGTTAATTAAGGAGAAATAAATTGGTTTTTTAGGGTACTTTTACCCATCCATCCCTTGAGGCAATTGATTAGGTGAAGAAATGTCATAAGGAGAATTCTCAAAATCCTACTACTGTTTCTAAAGTTTGGCAGCCTCCGGCAACAAGCATCATCAGGGTGAACTGGGATGGGTCGATTAACAAAGAGGCTGGGTGTATTGGCATGGGCATTGTCGCTAGAGATCATGCTCTTGCTAAGGAGACAGCTATCTTTAGGACTAATAATGTATGGTTGGAGGATATAATTTCTAATAGGATCCAGAGTATTATATAATTAGGGAACAAGATATCCCTAATCCTGATTTGGGTCAGTTTTTTAATCAATGAAGAAGGTTTCagatggttaaaaaaaaaaaaaatttaacattctAACACAATGGCAGTGCTATTGCAACTGACGTCAATTTAATGCACTTGCTCCTAATGTGATAACTGATAACATGATCAACCTATTCTAAAAGTcatatataataagaattttattgTAAACAAACTACCCAACAATCTTTAAAAGATTAAGATAACAGAGTCAACTGGAttaggattctctccatttcaaatgaaatgaagagaagccggttagttataaaataaggggcaaaataatctaaaaaattaaaatgataattttgtcTCTTATTCTATAACTAACCGGTTCCTCgccatttcaaattaaatggagAGCACCCGTTTCCTTCTCAACTAAAGATTAAGATAATAGcaataaagacaaaaattaatGATTGACAATAACCAATAACAATATATAGAGACAAGATCCACATCAGTTTGCCTCACGTTTTGAACCATTGCTTAAATATTGAgacataatacatatatatcttttgcaatcatatttttaaactttaaaaattgtcagtTTAGTacattaatcttttaatttttttcagctCCGCCAATTTATTacaattttccgttaaatcatgtcgaatttcacaaaataccctttttttttcaaaaaaaaaacatatatatatatattcaaagattcaggtatatataagtatttttgcaaattctgttaagtcttgtcaaaattcttaaaatattcacaaaatactcatgttttcttttcttttatttttttaaataattatatatatatatatatatataaaataaaacaaattcaaagattcaggcatgaatatttttacaaattctgttaaatcttgtcaaaattttcaaaatacccctcatttttttttaagaatttaggCATTagtcaggatttaacggaaaattgtaacggattggtgaaattgaaaaaaattaaaagataaatacaccaaattaacactttttaaagtttaagggtatgattgtaaaagtgataaaagatcaataGTTGTAAGTggagttttcttttaaattttataaaagtgtgGCACGTTTGtgtgttcgattttttgaaatttaaatttaattataatttactgcTCGAATTTCGATGcagaataaaattgaaaaaaatgtttggatgcAGGTTTGACTTtatgagacaaaattagaaaaagttagataaaatatttatttttaaaaaattacaaataccaATAAATACCAatagaatttatttttgaaaaggagGCCCCCAAACATCAAATGTGTAAACGTGTTGAGAAATTTCATGTTAGTTGGGTATTAAAGGGCGGACTTCAAACCCTCCACTTTGTTGAAAATAGGTTCAATCTTGCGTTTATTAGCCCCATGTTCACGAACAGGTCAACACGGCATGTCAAATCACCCTCATCCAAAGGGGAACGGCAAATAAGAACTTTCCGGGCAAAACATGTTTAGGGtcagaataaaataaattaaatacaaattgaaataaacaaaataaagattaaAGGACTACATTTTaatcttatttattaattatgtcataagagtaatgttatatataagaCTCATATCTCCCTCTTATCCCCTCACAtgtaatatgacttttaaaatttttgttgaatcaaaatatttaaaatcactattgaaatTTTGGGATtgatcattattagattttgattcaattgtaattttaaaagtcatgtcacATTATAGAAGGATacgagtct contains the following coding sequences:
- the LOC133880357 gene encoding protein SRC2-like, which codes for MEHRTLEINVISAKDLKDVNLFSKMDVYVAVSLTGDSQNKQKAKTKVDRDGGTSPSWNFPMKFTIGESAAKQNQLTLVFTLRCDRTLGDKDVGEVYVPVKELLDSAGDGNSMQFVSYQVRKPSGNPQGVLNISYKFSEKVAYSSPKADQARYEPVTAYPVGPSAPPSNGSYPPPPQGGYSYATAAPPPPYQAYGAYPPPQPGYGYPPPQPGYGYPPPPVQQPKKKNKFGMGLGAGLLGGALGGLLIGDLVSDGGDFGGCDGGFDGGF